The DNA window TCACCAAAACTCCCACGACCCCCGACGCGAGCGCCGGCGGCTAACCGACCTGCCCTGGGGATTGATGAACTAACCACTCTTTCAAATTCGCCGTTCATTACGGAGCTGTATTATGCCTTTTTCGCCTCGAATTGCCTTCTGCTGTGCCGCCCTGGCGGTAGTCTTTGCGCTGGGAGCTTCCCCTGCTTTGGCGCAGGTTGACCAGGACCGGATCTTCCTGCGGGAAGGCGCCCCCAAAGCGGGCGTGCTGCTGAAAGCGACGCCGACCGTGGTCACCATGAACGCCGGCACCGTCCAGACCGACATCCCGGTCAACGATATCCGCACCATCACCTTTGGCGCCGATACGACCGACACAAAAAAGCTGCGCACCACAGCGACCGAAGGCCGCTACGAAGAAGTCGTCTCCATGTTCGAAAAGAACGAGGTCGACCTCTCCGCCATCAAGAGCCCCCAGCTCATTGAAGACATGACCTTCTATATCGCCTACAGCATGGGGCAACTCGCCCTCCGCGGCGAATACGACAAAGCCAAAGCCGGCGGAGCGCTGGGGATCTTTATCAAAAAGTATCCCGCCAGCTGGCATTACTTTGCCGCTGTGTCGCTGATGGCGGACCTTGCCGTTAGCGCCGGCAGCTACGACGGGGCGGCCGCCTACTACAAAACCATCATCGACACGGCCCCCTGGGACGATATCAAAATGCAGGCCCATGTCGGCGCCGCCAAGGCGGCACTGGCCAAGGCTGACTACCCCACGGCCCAGTCGCACTACAACGAAGTGATGAAAAAGTCGCCGGAAACCGATGAGGAAATGGCCCAGCAAATGTACGCCAAGGTCGGGCTGGCTGTCTGCCAGGCGCACGCCAACAACGGCGCCCAGGCCGATGCGGGCATCGCCGCGATCAATGACATCATCGCCAAAAACGACCCGAAAGATATGGAGCTGTTCGGCCGGGCCTACAACGCCCTGGGCGACTGCCATCTGGCCAAGGGAGAAACAGAAGACGCCTTGCTGGCCTATCTGCACACGCACATTCTGTTCTACGCCAACCCCGATGTGCACGCCGAATCGCTGTACAACATCATCAACCTGTGGGACAAACTGCAGAAGCCGGACCGCGCCCAGGAAGCGCGCACTCTGCTTCGCGCCCGCTACAAAGGAACCCGCTGGGCGACCAAAAGCTAGTCCGCCCCAGGCAGCTGGCGGGATTCGGCAAACTAGCTAGTTCCGTAGCGACCTCGGTGCAATTACAATACGACCTTTGACCTTGAGTTCTGTTCGCATCCGACGTGACTTTCGGGTCCCTGGGGAGACCGCAACAGGGGTGATTATCTGGCCAGCAACCTCTGGCCGGAACCTTGGTTTCCCTGTCCGCTGGGTTCCGTCGCCGCGTTTGGTTGCGAAGAACTCTGTCTGCTCGAACCCGTTCGCGAATTCCCGCACGCTAATAATTCCTATGCTTTCTTGGAGGCTGTTACCAATGCAGGCCCGGCTTAAGTTGTGGGCGGCGCCCCTCTGCCCGCTGCTGCTGTTTTTCACCATGTTTGCGACCTTTAGCGCGGTCGTTACAACCGACGCCGGGATCGCGGTGGCTCAAGAGCCCGACGATGCAGCCGCTCCGGCCGACGACGCGGCCGCTCCGGTCGATGTGGCGGCTGAAGATCCGGCTCCCGCAGAGGGCGACAAACCGGCCGCAAAAAAGACCGACAACGCCCTGGTCTGGTTCCTCAAATCGCTTGGCTGGCTGTACACGATTGTGTTCCTGTCGATGTCGTTCACGTTTGTCGCCGTGCTGGTGATGAATCTGCTGACGGCGCGCCGCGAGAACGTCTGCCCCGTGCATCTGGTGGAAACGTTCGAGGCTTACCTCAACGAAAAGCAGTACCAGGAAGCGTACGAACTGGCCAAGAGCGATGACTCGTTCCTGGGCCAGGTGCTGTCCGCCGGCCTGGCGAAACTCTCGCAAGGCTACTCGCATGCAATTGAAGCCATGCAGGAAGTCGGCGAAGAAGAAAACATGAAACTGGAACACCGCCTCAGCTACCTGGCGCTGATCGGCACGATCAGCCCCATGGTCGGCCTGTTCGGCACGGTGCACGGTATGATTAACTCGTTCCAGATCATCGCCATCAGCGGTGAAACGCCGGACCCGTCCAAGCTGGCCGGCGGTATTTCGACCGCTCTGGTGACCACGCTGGTCGGTCTGGCTTTGGCCATTCCCGCGCTGCTGGTGTACAACCTGCTCCGTAACCGCGTTTCGCGTCTGGTGCTGGAAGTCGGCATCCTGAGCGAAGGTTTGATGAGCCGTTTTGAGAACGTCGGCCAGAAGGGCTAGTCCCTGTACGGCTCCCGTTCAACAGGCCAGGAAATGTCGCCTCGACGCCCCGCTTTTCTGGGACGTCCTGGCGAACGCAGGGCGGGTCGGCCGCAACCACGCGGTCAACCGAAGACCCCTGTTGGGTAAACAAGACCCTGTCAGGTGAACAAGCCCCCTGTCGGGTAAACAAAGTAACCCATTTCTGGCCCCCCTTTTCTCTCCCTGGCGAACGCCCCTGGCTGTTCGCCCGGGCAGGCTGTCTGGCTTTCTGGTCATTGGATTTTAGTAATGCGAATCAACAAGAAATCAGGTTCGGGCGTGCTTGAAGGCGACCTGACGCCGATGATCGATATGACCTTCCAGTTGATCGCCTTTTTTATGGTGCTGATCAATTTCGCCCAGACCGAAGCCAACGACAAAGTCGTGCTGCCCCAAAGCGTGCTGGCCAAACCGCCCAGCGCCGTGATTGAGAACGCGATCACCGTTCACCTGGGCGTCGACGGCACCGCGGTCGTCAGCGACCAGGAATCGGAAATCGACGGCCTGACCCCGGTCATGAATCGGGAAATCAACTCGTTGCGGGATCAGGGCCTGGGCCCCGCCGACGCCAACATTATTATTCGCGCCCATAAAGACGCACCCACCGGGAAAGTGCAGAAACTGATCCTGAAATGCCAGAGCTTAGGTTTTGAACAGTTTGCCCTCCGGGCCGAAAATGTGCGGAATTAACCAGAAAGCCAGCTCATGAAAGTTCGCAACCAGAATACGGAAGGCGATAAGATTGAACTGCAGATGACGCCGATGATCGACATCGTGTTTCAGCTGCTGGTTTTCTTTATCATGACCTTCAAAATCGCCAACATGGAAGGCGATTTCAATATCAAAATGCCCTCGGCCGCGCCTCGCGAAGGTCCGACCGACCCGAACGAAACGCCGCCCATCACCATCCACATGCGCGACGCGGACCAGGACGGCAATCTGGATCTCGGCAGCTTCGCCATGGACCAGCAAGGCCTGGCCAATATGGCCGACCTGACCACCCGTATGTTCCAGCGCGTGTATCCCGGCGGCGAGATCAACGAGGCCTCCAAAGAAGACGCGCCCGAGGTGGTGCTCGACTGCGACCCGACGCTCCGCTACGAGTTTGTCATTGAAGCCATCACGGCCGTTTCCGGCGAAAAACGGAAAGCGCCCAACGGCGAAGACATTGTCATTAAACTGGCGGAAAAGATCCGCTTCAAAGACAACTCCGCCGGCAGCTAACCGGCCTCTCTTGCCTGCCCCGCGTTCCGGTCGCCATCGTCGCCGGAACGCCTGGGCGTCTCTATCCCATCGACGGCATTGCCGTCCCCGGGGCAATCCACGCGAACCCGCCGTGGATCCCCCTGCGCAAATTCCGCAGCTGCAGGCGAAAATCCGGGAATAACCAAGCGTTCAGAATTCGAACCGTTTAGCCGCCGTGCAGAAGCGTGTCTGAAATCTGAAAGGGAGCCCGCGCATGAAAATTCGGAACCAGAACCCCCAAGGCGACAAGATAGAACTGCAGATGACGCCGATGATCGACATCGTGTTTCAGCTGTTAGTCTTCTTTATCATGACCTTCAGAATCGCCAACATGGAAGGCGACTTCCACATCCGCATGCCCTCGGCCGCGCCCCGCACAAGCCTGGTCGCTCCAGATCCGGATACGCCGCTTCCCATCACCATCCACATGCGCGACGCGGACCAGGACGGCAATCTGGACCCCGGCAGCTTCGCCATGGACCAGCAAGGCCTGGCCAGTATGAGCGATCTGACCGCCCGCATCTTTCAGCGCGTTTATCCCGGCGGCCAGATCAGCGAGTCCTTCCAAAAAGACGCGCCCGAGGTCATCCTCGACTGCGACTCGACGCTCCGCTATGAGTTTGTCATGGCAGCCATCACGGCCGTTTCCGGCGAAAAACGGAAGTCGCCCGGCGGCGACGAGATTGTCATCAGGCTGGCGGAAAAGATCCGCTTTAAAGACAACTCCGCCGGCAGCTAACCGACCCGTCTTTTACCGACGTCCCGAGCAGTAGACGACCTGTCGGCTTATTGCGACATCATCAAAACGCCGATGCCAAAGCCGATCAGGGCGCCCAGCAGCGTGGCGATCGGCACGGCGATCGCCAGCGTGGTGGTGATGATGGCGGTCGTGGACAGCCCTTTACGCCGCGCCGGCAAGGCCGGCGGGGTCGCCGCCCGGGAAAGGTTCACCTTGTCGGTTGCTTGCGACCAGGCGCCAACCCGTTCCGTCGCCTGGGACCCCTGGCTGGGATTGTCGACATCGAATTCGCCCGAGCCCGTGTCGTGCGGGTTCAGCGACTCTTCGCCGGCAGGCGGCGGGGCGGGCGTCCAGGGGGACTTGGTGATCTGCTGGGACAGGATCGGGCCCGTATCACCGACAAACGGCTCCAGCCGGGCGGCCACTTCGCCCATCGACTGCACCCGGTCGGCCGGGTTCTTGTCCATCATGTCGGCGATGATTTCGACAAACTCTTCCGACACGTCGGAGTTGAATCGCCGCGGATGCCAGGGCGTTTCATGGCAATGCCGGAACGCCTTGTTGCTGGGCGAACCACCCGGGTACGGCACCTTGCCGGTAATGGCGTAATAAAGCGTGCAGCCCAGCGAGTAGATATCGATCAAAAAGGTGATATCGCCCGGCGTGCGAATCTGCTCGGGCGCCAGGTAATCGGCCGTGCCGACAATCTTGCCCGCCCGCGGATCTTCGTCGGCTTCGGTAATGAAACCGGCCAGCCCCAGGTCGGAAACCTTGGCGACCCCTTCGGGCGTCACCAGGATATTTCCGGGCTTCACATCGCGGTGAATCAAACCGCAGTCATGGGCGTACTGCAGCCCTTGCGCCGCCTGGCGAATGATGCTGGCCGCCTGCTGCATCGACAGCTTTTTCTGCGACCGCACCAGGCGTCGCAGATCGGTGCCGGGCACATATTCCACCACCAGGTAATTCACGCTGCCGTCTTCGCCAGCGTCGTACGCCCGCACCAGATGCGGGTGGTCCAGCTTGGCCTGGGTCCGCACTTCGCGAACAAAGTTCCGTCGCGCCTCTTCGGTCGCTTTGGCTAACGGCAACACCTTGACCGCCGACTCACGGCCCAGAACTTCATGCACGGCCTTGAACACCTGGCCCATGCCGCCCTGGTAGATAAACTCCGTAATGCGGTACTGCCCCAGGCGAAGCTTGGTGCGTCCCTGCTTGAGCTGCTCCGTCTGGTAAACAGTCAGCAACTCCAGCTCAATCAGCCTGGCCGCCAGGTCCTCGTCGGAAGCATGGGCAGGGGCGCCGGTCGCTTTGCTGGCGACGGCTGCAAGCGCGGCTTCCATTTCACTGCGTGTGACCAGACCGCTGGCTAGCGCCGATTGGCGAAACAATGAGCGGGAGGTTTTCGATTCGGGCGCCACGGAGGACT is part of the Lignipirellula cremea genome and encodes:
- a CDS encoding tetratricopeptide repeat protein, producing MPFSPRIAFCCAALAVVFALGASPALAQVDQDRIFLREGAPKAGVLLKATPTVVTMNAGTVQTDIPVNDIRTITFGADTTDTKKLRTTATEGRYEEVVSMFEKNEVDLSAIKSPQLIEDMTFYIAYSMGQLALRGEYDKAKAGGALGIFIKKYPASWHYFAAVSLMADLAVSAGSYDGAAAYYKTIIDTAPWDDIKMQAHVGAAKAALAKADYPTAQSHYNEVMKKSPETDEEMAQQMYAKVGLAVCQAHANNGAQADAGIAAINDIIAKNDPKDMELFGRAYNALGDCHLAKGETEDALLAYLHTHILFYANPDVHAESLYNIINLWDKLQKPDRAQEARTLLRARYKGTRWATKS
- a CDS encoding ExbD/TolR family protein, whose amino-acid sequence is MKVRNQNTEGDKIELQMTPMIDIVFQLLVFFIMTFKIANMEGDFNIKMPSAAPREGPTDPNETPPITIHMRDADQDGNLDLGSFAMDQQGLANMADLTTRMFQRVYPGGEINEASKEDAPEVVLDCDPTLRYEFVIEAITAVSGEKRKAPNGEDIVIKLAEKIRFKDNSAGS
- a CDS encoding ExbD/TolR family protein; its protein translation is MRINKKSGSGVLEGDLTPMIDMTFQLIAFFMVLINFAQTEANDKVVLPQSVLAKPPSAVIENAITVHLGVDGTAVVSDQESEIDGLTPVMNREINSLRDQGLGPADANIIIRAHKDAPTGKVQKLILKCQSLGFEQFALRAENVRN
- a CDS encoding serine/threonine-protein kinase, with amino-acid sequence MAPESKTSRSLFRQSALASGLVTRSEMEAALAAVASKATGAPAHASDEDLAARLIELELLTVYQTEQLKQGRTKLRLGQYRITEFIYQGGMGQVFKAVHEVLGRESAVKVLPLAKATEEARRNFVREVRTQAKLDHPHLVRAYDAGEDGSVNYLVVEYVPGTDLRRLVRSQKKLSMQQAASIIRQAAQGLQYAHDCGLIHRDVKPGNILVTPEGVAKVSDLGLAGFITEADEDPRAGKIVGTADYLAPEQIRTPGDITFLIDIYSLGCTLYYAITGKVPYPGGSPSNKAFRHCHETPWHPRRFNSDVSEEFVEIIADMMDKNPADRVQSMGEVAARLEPFVGDTGPILSQQITKSPWTPAPPPAGEESLNPHDTGSGEFDVDNPSQGSQATERVGAWSQATDKVNLSRAATPPALPARRKGLSTTAIITTTLAIAVPIATLLGALIGFGIGVLMMSQ
- a CDS encoding MotA/TolQ/ExbB proton channel family protein, whose amino-acid sequence is MQARLKLWAAPLCPLLLFFTMFATFSAVVTTDAGIAVAQEPDDAAAPADDAAAPVDVAAEDPAPAEGDKPAAKKTDNALVWFLKSLGWLYTIVFLSMSFTFVAVLVMNLLTARRENVCPVHLVETFEAYLNEKQYQEAYELAKSDDSFLGQVLSAGLAKLSQGYSHAIEAMQEVGEEENMKLEHRLSYLALIGTISPMVGLFGTVHGMINSFQIIAISGETPDPSKLAGGISTALVTTLVGLALAIPALLVYNLLRNRVSRLVLEVGILSEGLMSRFENVGQKG
- a CDS encoding ExbD/TolR family protein → MKIRNQNPQGDKIELQMTPMIDIVFQLLVFFIMTFRIANMEGDFHIRMPSAAPRTSLVAPDPDTPLPITIHMRDADQDGNLDPGSFAMDQQGLASMSDLTARIFQRVYPGGQISESFQKDAPEVILDCDSTLRYEFVMAAITAVSGEKRKSPGGDEIVIRLAEKIRFKDNSAGS